In Astyanax mexicanus isolate ESR-SI-001 chromosome 24, AstMex3_surface, whole genome shotgun sequence, the genomic stretch ATCTCCTGACTGCAATTCTTCAGCTGGCCACATGGTGGCGACGAATCCACAGGACACAGACGAGAAAAGAAAGCAGtcccctctcttcttcttctttttcttcttctgcagaGTGGAGGGGGCTGTTGTTGTGTTGTTGTCCTGCCATTTCTGTCCTGAAGGTGGGGGCCGTGTACTGTAAAGACCCTTTGCAAAGGTCACCTCCACTCCACCCCCTCAGACGCCGCTCTGGAGCGTTACAAAAACAGACCCTCGCGATGTGAACGCTCGTAGTTCCTCTGAGGTTCTTCTGTGGTTCCTCCGCAGCTCCTGCATGTACCAATGTGTCTCTGAAAATCAAATGTTTTTCACAGTCACAGTTTTCTCAGTCTCTGTGACCATCACATCAAGAGTACGTTGAGCACGTTGTGTCGAATGTGGAGGATGAGAGGGATGAAAGCAAGTGGGCGGGTGGTGGGGTTTGTAGGGTGGTGGGTTTTAACGGCCATTACAAAGATGGCGGACGAGAAGGGATGGAGAGGGGAGGCCTTTAGCTACTGGTTCTCCTCTCGTATCGCTTCCAAGATGTTGATGAGGCTCTCCAGTCCGAAAACGTAGCCTCGGTCGGGCCCGTCGTGCACCGTTTGGTCGTCGCGGAAGCCTTTGAAGGTGCTGTGGGCGAAGTCTATCATACGCACGTCCACGCTGGGAGGCGGGCGGCCGTGCGGTTCCGACGGCGGAGGAGGgagtggtggaggtggaggacgCTCCTGTAAAAGCAGGGAAGGGTTCTGGGGGGCGGTCTGGCCGATCAGGGGCTGCTCCTTCTCTGAGGGCGGCTCGGCTGGCTCGGGTTCCTTCCCCTCGTAGATGATGAGCAGAGAGCTGGAGTAGAAGCGGTACGAGGCCTGGCACTCCAGCACGGCTTTGAGGTTGCGCAGCTTGTTTAGGATGGGCTCAAACAGGTCCTTGCGCAGCTGGGCGCCGTTGTGCATGTACTGGTAGAGCGACTGGCTGAAGCCTTCGTTGGACAGGCCTCGGCCGTAGTACTTGTTGCGGCAAAGGTAGTGGCCCGTGTCCATCTGGAAGACCTGCAGCGGGAAGAGAAGAGAGATTATAGGTTATTTTGATGCTCATTTACTTTACACTGCTCTGACTAGTGATGGGAATTCTGGCTCTTTCTCGGGAGCCGGCTCTTCTGGCTCAGCTCACTAAGAAGAGCAGGCTCTTTCAGCTCCCAAGAGgcttcttagatttttttttttggttgcttaaatcaatttattatcaaattatgtgtaaaatgaattactataattatacaaaaataaattatgaaatacaAAGACCCATCTCAAGTAAAAAAACAGGTCCAATCTCTAAATGTGTTcattatttgtaaatttgcaactatatacagtaaaacaaacagcacttaacaaaataaaaaaataaatgtgatatgtttttttcatacactgatcttgatATAGAGtctattaataaaattattattttattgagtaaatactacaTTCACCATTGTAAACTGTGATACTTGAATtaaataccaaataaataaaaacatgcctAATAACTAAGAATTTATGATGAGATTgttaatatttttctgtttttatcattttattttcttccttaGTGTATATTTTATGCTGTCTTCTATTGTGGTTTACATGCATCATTttgaaactttaaataaaaatttaaatatgagttaaaaaaaaaaaaaaaagtttgacagcaTTAGAACCGATAATTACACTTCATATACATAATTACACTTTATATCGGAACAAGATTCACACTGTATAACTGTGATGCATATTCAAATACATATTCGATCCATGGACGTGACATGAATGGAAACGGTCAAATCGTGGAATTCATGGGTCTTTCTGCTTTTACccgttagcattagcgctacgtgcttctctctcgtacccacacagttgtgcagctatagctgcaaaaaaacagcaaaagcaaaccgcctgtccttttttcttcacctcctcgacctgagcatgaacttcagagcagctgtttactgtttctccactccagcaaaagatgctccacatatgagctgctaacaaactcatccatttccctttataaagctacaagtctctcgtctctctaatatgagggtttttctTAGTGAAGAAGGaagagacgtttatacaggtattaatgtgcagcatgtgagaggtttcaggaacagatttgttcacattacacacagacacagatcacTTAAATTTGTTAATGTGcaatttttattccttttttttacagcttttgaTTAGTCAGATTTTTATTTACTTGTGTGTAACATCTGTAATATTCTATGCTTAATATCACTTCTgtagtcatatttattttaaacctCTATAAGTCTCATAATAATGTCCATTTTTCTATTGCAACATACGATCTTATAATAATGACACATAAAACAAGATTTATTCTACTTTTCTTGGCAGCAGTATCCCTCTGTAACTTAACACCTATAAGCCCTTGTTTAATATGTTTGCCACCCTGGCAGGCAGACTAATCAAATTCAGCACAGGGACTGTATTATAAAGGTCAAACAGGATCAGAAATTAAACTGGAATTTTCTCATCGTTTGTTCGTCAAATATTGGCCAACTTTAAAGCATTATTTTTCGGGCGTCACAGCTGTGCACACATTCATCAATCAGCCCCAGAGTGTAGCTGGAGCAGGCTTGGTTTTGTGGAGCAGCAGTTCATCACTGCAGGTCTCTCAGTGCAGAAAGAGGCGTCTGAGCTAAAGAACAGCAGCCAGCGCAGCTACAGCGAAGAGGACGGCTGTAACGGGAGAACCGTCACTCAGCCCAAGGGCCTCATTCCTCCTCATTCCTCACCTCACAGCCCTGATCAAGCCTCTAGAATTAGAAAACAGGAAAGCCATTAGAGAAAGCCACTTTCTGCTGTGGAGCCGGAGCGGAGCTGGAGCGCActgtgcactgtaaacccatcaGCTGTTTCAACTCGAATGAATTGAATTCTATTTGAAATCAATTTGGatgtttctaaacattactcaactattttaaattagctgaacatttgtgagcacatatactgtactatataaaCGTATATctttgatttgaaccaacttataaaaaataatacacaataaCTGTGTTTGGTCTGTTACCATTggcagcttattttccattggcttctggcacaatctatttgtgtactgggtgtgtcccctagtttctgacactcactatcagagtcagagacagtaaaaaaaagatggacgccgtgtctctgttcccattcattcagtgaaaatgaagccaaaatcttccgccatgttggcgatcctgaaacccgagtctgcccaatagagaccagaggagggagaaagactgtggagataaagcctactcatttaaataaccccgcccctgagggctgcctcgaggtcacaggctgcagagtggagcggagtggagctgatggtctgttattggtcccgcccataaccagcccttttacaataaccacaccatTATTGAGTAGACCAAaataaggtttaaaaaaataaattctgtggggatataaaaatttaacaatataagcagaggttaaacgtgattgaaagttgttctgttttgccattaaaacctatggggatgggtggggttacacagctttctgcaaccgaacagcagggggcgcccaacctgtggtggcttcacttttgagagacgatgctctgtccagttatacacagtctatgatcagAATGTAGTCATTCTGTCAGAGCTAAACTTCACAGCACAGGCTATGGGCTAAGTCAGTAGCAATCTGCTaaaagcaacagtgctacagctacacctTCCAGGTAACGTTCATTGGTTCCATAAGTCTTCTATAGACTGCTTGTTACACCCCTACAAGTGAATGATGTAGTTTTTGACTTATGATTTGCACTTATTGTATTTCCCTAAAAACGAATTGTCTGTCTTTAATTTATTGCACATAAGCCCTGATGCCAATCTTTATTCTGTATCTGCTTCagctaaaataaaacactgtctgTACAGTGTGTAACTTAATAATACAGCACAAATTTACTGTTGTCTAGTTAGATAGTATTTAATCTACGTATTAAACACTTCATCATATTATTTTTCACCATTAGAGATTTGTCAGGAGCCGCCACTGTTAGTTAGAAGGAGTGCACACACACATTTGGACAAATACAATTATATTATCTACCCTTACCTGCATCCCACACACTCGCACACCCAGAGTGGCGGAGGTGCTCTGCTCACACTTCTTCATCTGGCGAGCGGCCTTCTCCTCAGACGCGTCGTCCCCGTGCTGCCGTGTCCCCATCTTCAGGTCCAGGATGCAGGGGTAGCTGAAGTGGTGCACCACGTTCTCAAGCAGAAGAAATTCTGAAAGGATTCTAGGTCAAGGAACTTTTATTCCTGTACAATACTCACCATTCTGTAAAAATAAGTTCTGTCTCTACAGGtgaatctcaaaaaaaattaatatcattgaaaagctactttatttcagtaattcaatacCAAAATGTGAAGCTtacaaattagaatattatatattaagaccaattggaacttttggcagtgtgggcagtgtgccaaatcctgctggaaaatgaaatctgcatctccataaaagttgtcagtagcagagggatcagaaagtgctgtaagattttgtgggaaaacaaaactgcactgactttagacttgataataaaacacagtggatcaacaccagcagatgacagacatgtctctttgtccaaaccatcactggttTCCATtgttggaaacttcacactagacctcgagcagcttgaactgtgtgtctctccactattcctccagactctgctccctttatttactttaaatgaaatgtaaaatttactgatgatcagtgatggtttggagagtcatgtctgtcatctgctggtgttggtccactgtgttttattatgaagtctaaagtcagtgcagttttgttttccctcaaaattcccacttacagcacttcatatcttacagcttccctctgctgatgacaacttttatagagatgaagatttcattttccagcaggacttggcactggatctgcccacactgccaaaaataccaatttgtcttcatatataatattctaatttttttttgagatactgatttttgggttttcattggctgtaagccataatcatcaacaataaaagggttttatattttgaattaaattactgaaacaaagttaCTATTTAATGATATTcgaattttttgagatgcacctgtttaTTCAAGAATCATTGACAGCTACACTGTGGCAGAATCCCTGGGGAATCTGTCCCCGATTCTAAATCCATCCATTAAAACTTCCAACAGGATCTGCAATTACTAACACACTACTCCAATAGCCTACATACTCTTAGTGAAAAGTTTCATTTAGAAACGAGAACAATCCCTCACCCACTTCATTTCAGCTTTCTGGGGCACTCCTAACAAGTTTAATTGCCTACTGCCAACACCCAGCCCGAGTGATGCCTTCAAACAGCAGCTGGCCACCCGAGAAGCCTGTAGACTATCAGTGAATTAGTGAGGTGCAGGGTGGTCACCTTTGTCAGTTTGCTTTTTTTCTCCTCCAGCTAAAAAAGCTAAACAAGCCGGGAATGTGTGAACACAGCGGAAAATCTAATCTGGCCCGTCTCTAGTTTCTGCAGCTGTGGAGGGGATAATGTTTGTCTTTGACGAGCAGGAGCTTCAGGGCTTGAGTCAGCTACACTCAAACAATAGTAGGGGACCGGGGACCACCAGGTACAAGCTGAACCTGATCCCTCAGCTCAGCAGCCTCCATCTTTGGAGAAAAGGGTCAGAGAGAGAACAACCTACCTCCCCCAACAACCTTCACAAATGTCCTCTGCAGTTCAATTCCAGCAGGAATGGGTTTGAGCTATAGGAACTGTAGAATACAGAACCATTAGCTAGGAAATCTCCTGTGACCTGATTCAGCACAAGCTGAAACCCCTGCAGCAAAATCGTCTTTATTAGACTTTTTTTATTAGACGTATTACTTAAATCATATTAACATGAAATATTTGGTACAATCTGAGCCTAGAAAACAGGAGTAAGAACAGTGGAGTTTATTCATTTTAAGCCCTTTCTTTTTGGATATTTTCACTTGCTTGTTAAAAGTCTGCTGCTCACAAACTATATAATAAAATTCCCACCTATTATAATAGACGCCATGTGTAAAAACAACCCACCACCCATCAATTGCATTTAACTGGATCCATTAAGGGAAAGCAGGGTTGGCCCCTGCAACTGCCACTGTTTTAGCAAGTCAGAAACAATATGAAAATACAAACAGCTATCCTTACCTGCACTCTGTGTCATTTTTATATGAAAACATTTTTGGGCTTTTTTAggatttatttagaattttctcccattttttattttaactgctgctgatgcagcattgctgagtagcatcagagTGCGATTGGAGggaagcacagtgactcggttctgatacatcagctcacagacgccttgtgctgatccacatcaccctttggagtgattaggggaaagagcaatgccaattgtgctctctcaggataCTGGCAGCTGACGGCATGCTGCATGCCCGGgtttcgaaccagcaatctcccgatcacagtggcagtgctttaaacctgctggaccactcagagcccctatAGATTATTTTTAACATGAAACCTTTGGTGCAATCTGAGAGTAGAACATGGGTAAGGAGAGTAGAGTTACCATTTACAAATATGTTCTTACCACAAACAAACCTCTCCTGAATTAGTGGGTCTCAGTATGATTGTTTTGGTCCATATCAGAGTCTGATTActcttttcacacctgctcaaacaaACCGTTTTAACGGGAACAAATAGTGTTGGTGTGAAAAGGCCCTAAGACATTCTAAATACTGacaaaaaattttttaaaaactgtcTAGGTTTTTTTGATGGTAACTAATCATCTCCTACTATTTTCTTagggatagacagatagacagagtgcAGGATACTGTACAGCTTCCTGTCTTTTGACTCAGATCGCATCCGGCTGAGCTGCTGCTTGTGGCATCGCAGGCTCCAGGGGTTGTGGCTGATCTTCTCTGAGCTCAGGCCGCTGTTGCTGTCCAGCATCTGGAAGGGCACGTCGGAGTGGATCTGAAGGTCCAGGCGGGGGCTCTTCAGCTCCTGGAGACTGAGAGAATAGACAGAGGGAGACATGGACACGGTTATTTCACTAAAGGCCTGTTAATTTTATCTTTATGGTCTATTttaaggtctattttcatacacaaggcaaaactggattataaggcgcataacactagtaaggaacaagggtgtcaacATGTTTAGAGTACAGACAAAAGGGTTTATCCATGTCTGCATTTAATGCCATgtataaatgagttttttaaggTTATTTAGAATAAAATACAACTTCAAAAACCCTGACAAAAATGCAACTCCAACAGTTACATTACCACCATCATGCTtgacatcatgtttttttttgtttgtttttttttttacaaaaaacacaaaaaaactaagaGTAAAAAACGtgcaaaaacagaagaaatccGGATGCTAAATCCTGACTAACACTGATAAATGTGGACAaacatacatatacaatatacaacCAACTAAGGGTAATTAATGGGCAAAAATAGTCAAAATCAGGATTAATTATTTGAAAGATTGGAAGCaaggaaggaaagaagaaagtgaagaaggaaggaaaaaaggaaagaaggaaggaagatactttattgatcccagagggaaattatACCACAAACAAAGCTCTGTAAAATCTGTAGTGTGCCTGAAAAGTCCTTCACTGTACCTCCAAATATTGGGCTAAAAGCAAAAAAGTACATGACCTGCCCACTCGGCAAAATACTAATACTGATGAATCACTGTGCTGAATGCAAATTTAATGACCTACATTCGCAATACTTTTGCGCACAAACACAGTCCTTCCTCCATCAGCAGCACGATGCTGAGGCTAACGTCATTACGTGCAGCGCAGGCGCTGAAAACTGCTTCCCAAGTCCAAAAAAGTAGTGCTACAGTCAGCTGTTACTGCAGAACTAAGCGTTTACAGGACACTGCTCTGGTGCAACGGACAGGAATTAGCTCTACATTAAAAACAATGACTCTGCATTGTGGGAAGCATGTAAGAAACTTCCATTCATTTAAAGTGTAGGGGAAGGGCGCCAACAATATATTGATCCACATGGAGCAGCTGAATATGGATTACGGAAAGAGCTGGTGTTGCCTTGTAAAGCCCGGGGATTAGTGTTTATTATGTGCATTATAATAATACAGCTACTGTTCCAGAGAAACCCATCCATATGTTTTCATatgaattatgaatatgaatttgctGAGtagtattacaatatttcaggttatttttccaatgtaaaataagtgtgtgcagtgtgtaactacacaaataaatgtatttcgGGAGTG encodes the following:
- the ip6k1 gene encoding inositol hexakisphosphate kinase 1 encodes the protein MCVPHTMEAGKHCTSQGEGSRGGVPLEPFVHQVGGHTSMMRYDDHTVCKPLISREQRFYESLPPEMKEFTPEYKGVVLVCFEGDSDGYINLVAYPYVESEGLDHEDLPERDQPRRKHSRRSLHRSSSDHKEDRPAHESDSTENLQELKSPRLDLQIHSDVPFQMLDSNSGLSSEKISHNPWSLRCHKQQLSRMRSESKDRKLYKFLLLENVVHHFSYPCILDLKMGTRQHGDDASEEKAARQMKKCEQSTSATLGVRVCGMQVFQMDTGHYLCRNKYYGRGLSNEGFSQSLYQYMHNGAQLRKDLFEPILNKLRNLKAVLECQASYRFYSSSLLIIYEGKEPEPAEPPSEKEQPLIGQTAPQNPSLLLQERPPPPPLPPPPSEPHGRPPPSVDVRMIDFAHSTFKGFRDDQTVHDGPDRGYVFGLESLINILEAIREENQ